One part of the Streptomyces ferrugineus genome encodes these proteins:
- a CDS encoding NmrA family NAD(P)-binding protein produces MTQTQHGRTLVLAGTGKTGRRVVAKLRSRELPVRVGSRRGTPPFDWHDQTTWEPALHGVRSVYVAYHPDAGFPGAAQAVGSFSDLAVRCGVQRLVLLADRGAAEAERCEQAVRACGAEWTIVRTGFISQNFSEDVLTDAIKAGVVALPAGDVAEPFTDAEDIADVAAAALIEEGHTGETYEVTGPRLLTFTDAVAEIARQTGRTIRYVPVGKEQFATTLTEHGTPQRLARPLADLMAEVFDGRRAHLADGVHRALGRAPRDFTDYVRDAARTGVWTSA; encoded by the coding sequence ATGACGCAAACACAGCATGGAAGGACGCTGGTTCTTGCGGGGACGGGTAAGACCGGACGCCGCGTGGTGGCCAAGCTGAGGTCGCGGGAACTGCCAGTGAGGGTCGGCTCCCGCCGCGGTACGCCGCCCTTCGACTGGCATGACCAAACCACCTGGGAGCCCGCACTGCACGGCGTGCGGTCGGTGTATGTGGCCTACCACCCGGACGCCGGCTTCCCCGGGGCCGCGCAGGCCGTCGGTTCGTTCTCCGACCTCGCGGTTCGCTGCGGCGTGCAGCGGCTGGTGCTGCTGGCAGACCGCGGCGCAGCTGAAGCGGAGCGCTGCGAGCAGGCGGTGCGCGCCTGCGGCGCGGAATGGACCATCGTGCGCACCGGCTTCATCTCCCAGAACTTCAGCGAAGACGTCCTGACCGACGCGATCAAGGCAGGGGTGGTGGCACTGCCGGCAGGCGATGTGGCCGAGCCGTTCACCGACGCGGAAGACATCGCCGACGTCGCGGCAGCGGCACTGATCGAAGAGGGCCACACCGGCGAGACCTACGAAGTGACCGGACCGCGACTGCTGACATTCACCGACGCGGTCGCCGAAATCGCACGCCAGACGGGACGCACGATCCGCTACGTGCCGGTCGGTAAGGAGCAGTTCGCCACCACCTTGACCGAACACGGAACACCACAACGGCTCGCCCGACCGCTGGCGGATCTCATGGCCGAGGTCTTCGACGGCCGCAGGGCCCACCTCGCCGACGGCGTCCACCGCGCCCTCGGACGAGCACCCAGGGACTTCACCGACTACGTCCGCGACGCCGCCCGCACCGGCGTGTGGACTTCCGCCTGA
- a CDS encoding DedA family protein, protein MHPMSLALPQEPADGIEGWAADLVDTLGGPGAGLAIALENLFPPLPSEVILPLTGFAAGQGVLTLTSALFWTTLGSVAGAVVLYWIGMLFGRARMHAIWAKLPLVKTSDLERTEAWFTKHGTKAVFLGRMVPIFRSLISVPAGVERMPLALFIMLTTLGSLIWNAVLVMAGYWLGDQWEAVEAYVGILSKAVLVLVVVALATYVAVRLRGRNQAQHRRTS, encoded by the coding sequence ATGCACCCCATGTCCTTGGCTCTGCCTCAGGAGCCCGCCGACGGCATCGAGGGCTGGGCCGCCGATCTCGTCGACACCCTGGGGGGTCCCGGAGCCGGCCTGGCCATCGCGCTGGAGAACCTCTTCCCTCCGCTGCCCAGCGAGGTGATCCTTCCGTTGACCGGGTTCGCAGCCGGGCAGGGGGTTCTCACCCTGACCTCGGCGCTGTTCTGGACCACGCTCGGCTCGGTTGCGGGAGCCGTGGTCCTCTACTGGATCGGCATGCTCTTCGGCCGTGCACGCATGCACGCAATTTGGGCGAAACTGCCGCTGGTGAAGACTTCGGATCTGGAGCGCACGGAGGCCTGGTTCACCAAGCACGGTACCAAGGCCGTCTTCCTCGGCCGCATGGTGCCGATCTTTCGCAGCCTCATCTCCGTCCCCGCCGGGGTGGAGCGCATGCCGCTGGCCCTGTTCATCATGCTGACCACGCTGGGCAGCCTGATCTGGAACGCCGTGTTGGTGATGGCCGGTTACTGGCTGGGCGACCAGTGGGAGGCGGTGGAGGCCTACGTCGGCATTCTCTCCAAGGCGGTGCTGGTCCTGGTCGTCGTCGCTCTTGCGACATACGTGGCCGTACGGCTGCGTGGCCGCAACCAGGCCCAGCACCGCCGTACTTCATGA
- a CDS encoding GNAT family N-acetyltransferase, with protein MSGGGAGHDERIRPVRDGDWPGIAAMEAAAYAGSSLTEGRAALESKGRASPDTCFVLDIEGRVAGYLLSLPYPMFQYPALARYDEAVHDSRNLHLHDMVVAQEQRGRGWGGGLLARLTAAARPRFQHISLVAVDGMAAFWAAHGYRAHPGVRLPESYGDNAVYMSIAVPGSGTSHSKEVARFPCPVS; from the coding sequence GTGAGCGGGGGAGGGGCGGGCCACGACGAGCGCATCCGTCCCGTGCGCGACGGTGACTGGCCGGGCATAGCCGCGATGGAGGCGGCGGCCTACGCGGGAAGCTCACTGACCGAGGGCCGGGCGGCGCTGGAGTCGAAGGGGCGCGCCTCGCCGGACACCTGCTTCGTGCTGGACATCGAGGGGCGCGTCGCCGGGTACCTGCTCTCGCTGCCGTACCCGATGTTCCAGTACCCGGCGCTGGCCAGGTACGACGAGGCCGTGCACGACTCGCGCAACCTCCATCTGCACGACATGGTCGTCGCGCAGGAGCAGCGGGGCAGGGGCTGGGGCGGCGGACTGCTGGCCCGGCTGACGGCCGCCGCGCGACCCCGGTTCCAGCACATCTCGCTCGTCGCCGTCGACGGCATGGCCGCCTTCTGGGCCGCGCACGGCTACCGGGCCCACCCGGGAGTCCGGCTCCCGGAGAGCTACGGCGACAACGCCGTGTACATGTCCATCGCGGTGCCCGGCAGCGGTACCAGCCATTCGAAGGAGGTGGCCCGGTTCCCGTGCCCCGTGTCCTAG
- a CDS encoding sensor histidine kinase gives MFGLLYFLVVGTALGPLLLWPFTRTRARGGLMAGARRLTTLERTRRSVFFGDRFPGHYEVSDQKILRYLAVRILTGLVCGVVIALLIFGLVLVGLLVRGILQGGPRWHNVLGQMVLGGVLLFLDLQGLYSLARLDARIAHECFGPSERELLRRRIDELATSRFAVVQAVDAERRRIERDLHDGIQQRLVALGMLLGRARRGRDPEQADALLGQAHQESQDILAELREVTWRVYPSALDSLGLQEALGGVSERCDIPVRMEFDVRGPLPQSVETAAYFVVSESVTNASKHSRATAVSVRVELHGRVLAVQVQDNGNGGANPSGSGLSGLRSRVAALDGVLHVDSPAGGPTTITAELPCA, from the coding sequence TTGTTCGGTCTCCTCTACTTCCTCGTCGTCGGCACCGCTCTCGGCCCCCTCCTGCTGTGGCCGTTCACCCGGACCCGCGCACGCGGCGGCCTCATGGCCGGGGCCCGTCGGCTGACGACTCTGGAACGAACGCGCCGGTCCGTCTTCTTCGGAGACCGCTTCCCCGGGCACTACGAGGTGTCCGACCAGAAGATCCTGCGCTACCTGGCGGTCCGCATCCTCACAGGGCTGGTGTGCGGCGTCGTGATCGCGCTGCTGATCTTCGGCCTCGTGCTGGTGGGGCTGCTCGTGCGGGGGATCCTCCAGGGGGGACCCCGCTGGCACAACGTCCTGGGGCAGATGGTCCTCGGCGGAGTGCTGCTCTTCCTGGACCTGCAAGGCCTGTATTCCCTGGCGCGCCTGGACGCACGGATCGCCCACGAGTGCTTCGGCCCTTCCGAGCGTGAACTGCTGCGTCGGCGCATCGACGAGCTGGCGACCAGTCGGTTCGCGGTGGTGCAGGCGGTGGACGCCGAACGTCGGCGCATCGAGCGGGACCTCCACGACGGGATCCAGCAGCGCCTGGTGGCACTGGGCATGCTGCTCGGCCGTGCACGCCGGGGACGCGACCCCGAGCAGGCAGACGCCCTGCTGGGCCAGGCACACCAGGAGTCCCAGGACATCCTCGCGGAACTGCGCGAAGTGACCTGGCGGGTCTATCCCTCGGCGCTGGACAGTCTGGGGCTCCAGGAGGCTCTGGGCGGCGTGTCCGAGCGGTGCGACATCCCCGTCCGTATGGAGTTCGACGTCCGTGGGCCACTGCCACAATCGGTGGAGACTGCTGCGTACTTCGTGGTGTCGGAGTCCGTGACCAACGCGTCCAAGCACTCCCGTGCCACCGCCGTCTCCGTGCGGGTGGAACTCCACGGCAGGGTGCTCGCGGTACAGGTTCAGGACAACGGCAACGGCGGCGCGAATCCTTCAGGCAGTGGGCTGAGCGGACTGCGCAGCCGAGTGGCCGCGCTGGATGGCGTCCTGCACGTCGACAGCCCCGCCGGGGGACCCACCACCATCACCGCGGAACTGCCATGCGCCTGA
- a CDS encoding response regulator: protein MRLMIAEDSTLLREGLVRLLVEEGNMVLGAFGDADLLLEEMAVRRPDIVVLDIRMPPTHTDEGLRAALEIRERWPEVGVLVLSQHIERNYAAQLLASSAERVGYLLKDRVAQVEEFLDALERVHAGGAAIDPEVVRQLVIRTTHSDPLTRLTPRERTVLEALAQGHTNTAIAQKLHISLSAVEKNLNTIFDKLELSHTIGYSRRILAVLRYLES from the coding sequence ATGCGCCTGATGATCGCCGAGGACTCGACCCTGCTGCGCGAGGGGCTGGTGCGGCTTCTCGTCGAGGAGGGCAACATGGTCCTGGGCGCGTTCGGCGACGCCGATCTCCTGCTGGAGGAGATGGCCGTGCGGCGACCCGACATCGTCGTCCTCGACATTCGAATGCCTCCGACACATACCGACGAGGGACTGCGTGCGGCGCTGGAGATCCGCGAGCGGTGGCCGGAGGTCGGCGTACTGGTGCTGTCCCAGCACATCGAGCGCAACTACGCGGCGCAACTGCTGGCCTCAAGCGCGGAACGGGTGGGGTACCTCCTCAAGGACCGCGTCGCTCAGGTCGAGGAGTTCCTGGACGCGCTGGAACGCGTCCATGCGGGCGGCGCCGCCATCGATCCCGAGGTGGTGCGGCAGCTGGTCATCCGCACGACGCACTCAGATCCACTGACCCGCCTCACGCCCCGCGAACGGACTGTCCTCGAAGCCCTGGCCCAAGGGCACACCAATACGGCGATCGCGCAGAAGCTGCACATCTCTCTGAGCGCGGTGGAGAAGAACCTCAACACGATCTTCGACAAGCTGGAGCTGTCGCACACCATCGGTTACAGCCGACGGATCCTTGCGGTCCTGAGGTATCTGGAGTCGTAG
- a CDS encoding MFS transporter, producing MPRVLDDFRRTQLAIAALFCFLGFQYATWISRIPALKTRLDLSAGEVGLLLMVTGAGAAASFPLVTFLMKRLGARHLALLSGLGLVAILLALSVAPNYPVALVILCADGVAVGCLNVAMNAQGAALEAAHGRTAMTQLHATFSAGSFLAALVSSGVTTVTSGIVTHFAAASAVLLVLLACARPRLLAEDAPADEPADQEEGKRRRGMARPTRVMLWLGCTMVFAEVVEGSMNDWSALYLKDVAGASAQVAPLGIAVISVVMVLARLFGDGWRSRWGDAVVVRVGSAVAGIGLALALLAGGVVPALLGFACVALGVAAVTPCLYVAAAAEGPHALSLVAATGTTGLLVGPAVIGFVAEASDLTWGMAVVAASAVIVSLCTTRLSWAPTKATSEGSMDTEVVGKGAA from the coding sequence GTGCCCCGTGTCCTAGACGACTTCAGACGTACGCAGTTGGCGATCGCGGCGCTGTTCTGTTTCCTCGGGTTCCAGTACGCCACCTGGATCTCCCGGATCCCCGCCCTCAAGACACGCCTCGACCTCAGCGCCGGGGAGGTGGGCCTGCTGCTCATGGTCACCGGGGCAGGCGCGGCGGCTTCCTTCCCGCTCGTCACGTTCCTGATGAAGCGCCTCGGAGCGCGCCACCTCGCCCTGCTGTCCGGGCTGGGCCTGGTGGCGATCCTCCTGGCGCTGTCCGTGGCTCCCAACTACCCCGTGGCGCTGGTGATCCTCTGCGCGGACGGCGTGGCCGTCGGCTGCCTGAACGTGGCCATGAACGCGCAGGGTGCCGCCCTCGAGGCGGCCCACGGACGTACGGCGATGACACAACTGCATGCCACCTTCAGCGCCGGTTCGTTCCTCGCCGCCCTGGTGTCATCCGGCGTGACCACGGTGACCTCCGGCATCGTCACCCACTTCGCCGCCGCGTCAGCCGTACTACTGGTGCTCCTCGCCTGCGCACGCCCGCGCCTGCTCGCCGAAGACGCTCCCGCTGACGAGCCGGCCGATCAGGAGGAGGGCAAACGCCGCCGCGGAATGGCCAGGCCGACCCGGGTGATGCTCTGGCTCGGCTGCACCATGGTGTTCGCCGAGGTGGTCGAAGGCTCCATGAACGACTGGTCCGCGCTCTACCTGAAGGACGTCGCCGGCGCATCGGCCCAGGTCGCTCCGCTGGGCATCGCGGTCATCTCGGTCGTGATGGTCCTCGCGCGCCTCTTCGGCGACGGCTGGCGCAGCCGCTGGGGCGACGCCGTTGTCGTCCGCGTCGGCAGCGCCGTGGCCGGCATCGGACTGGCGCTGGCACTGTTGGCCGGAGGCGTAGTGCCCGCGCTCCTCGGCTTCGCGTGCGTGGCGCTGGGCGTGGCCGCCGTGACGCCGTGCCTCTACGTCGCCGCCGCAGCCGAAGGCCCGCACGCCCTCTCCCTGGTCGCCGCCACCGGCACCACCGGCCTCCTCGTCGGTCCCGCCGTGATCGGCTTCGTGGCCGAAGCCAGCGACCTGACCTGGGGGATGGCCGTCGTGGCAGCCTCAGCCGTCATCGTCTCCCTGTGCACGACCCGCCTGAGCTGGGCCCCCACGAAGGCGACGTCCGAGGGGAGTATGGACACGGAGGTGGTCGGAAAGGGGGCCGCGTGA
- a CDS encoding AraC family transcriptional regulator, whose translation MDALSGLLAGPRAHSAFILRSVLSPPWSVRVQDQAPLSIVALTRGTAWAIPDDGDAVRLLPGDIAIMRGPDPYTFADAPSTPVQVVINPGPRRTTPTGERLREVIDLGPRTWGTGDPDRAAVMLIGKYQMSGEISHRLLRTLQPLLVLPHEAQPSSPLIGMLTEEITKEEAGQQVVLDRLLDLLLVTALRTWFARPEAEAPAWYRALADPVIGPTLRLLHNDPAHPWTVAALAARAGVSRAGLARRFTDLVGEPPMAYLTGWRLDTAADLLQEPDITIEAVARQVGYASASALSSAFKRERGSSPREYRRSREM comes from the coding sequence ATGGACGCACTCTCCGGTCTCCTGGCCGGTCCGAGAGCCCACAGCGCCTTCATCCTGCGCTCCGTCTTGAGCCCGCCCTGGTCGGTGCGAGTCCAGGACCAGGCACCACTGAGCATCGTGGCACTCACACGCGGCACAGCCTGGGCGATCCCCGACGACGGCGACGCGGTGCGCCTGCTTCCCGGGGACATCGCGATCATGCGGGGGCCGGACCCGTACACCTTCGCCGACGCACCCTCAACGCCCGTTCAGGTCGTGATCAACCCCGGTCCGCGGCGCACCACCCCCACCGGCGAGCGCCTGCGCGAGGTCATCGACCTCGGCCCGCGCACTTGGGGCACCGGAGACCCCGACAGGGCAGCTGTGATGCTGATCGGCAAGTACCAGATGAGCGGCGAGATCAGCCACCGGCTCCTTCGCACACTTCAGCCCCTCCTCGTGCTCCCGCACGAGGCTCAGCCATCCTCCCCACTGATCGGCATGCTCACCGAAGAAATCACCAAGGAGGAAGCCGGCCAACAGGTCGTCCTGGACCGACTACTGGACCTCCTGCTCGTCACCGCTCTCCGGACATGGTTCGCGCGCCCCGAGGCCGAGGCACCGGCCTGGTACCGCGCGCTGGCCGATCCCGTGATCGGCCCTACCCTCCGGCTTCTTCACAACGACCCCGCCCACCCGTGGACCGTCGCCGCGCTGGCGGCGAGAGCCGGTGTCTCCCGCGCAGGTCTGGCTCGCCGGTTCACCGACCTGGTTGGCGAGCCCCCGATGGCCTATCTCACCGGCTGGCGGCTGGACACCGCTGCAGACCTGCTCCAAGAACCGGACATCACCATCGAAGCCGTGGCCCGCCAGGTGGGCTACGCGAGCGCCTCCGCACTGAGCTCCGCGTTCAAACGAGAACGTGGGAGTAGCCCTCGAGAGTACAGGCGCAGTCGGGAAATGTGA